In the genome of Candidatus Pristimantibacillus lignocellulolyticus, the window CGTCCTGAATCGTCGTTTCCGTAGGTTCAACTTTTTCAAACGAAACAAAATGTTTGATTTTACGACCTACGAACAAAGTAGCTTCCTCAGGTACCGTAAATGTAATCATTCGAGATAAAGGAATTGCTCCAGTAACCGATTGTGCTTGCGTCGATAAAGTAACCGTGACGCTGTTGCTAAGTGTAATATAACCTTCGATTACACGCGCTTCACTTGGCTCAAAAGAATAAAAATATGTATTTCCTGTAAGAACGAGTGCCGGATATTGACTCGCTGAAGTCTTCGTTCCTAAAGTTAGAGATGTGTCACTTGGGCTGTTCTGACCGATCCTTACTGTATAATCAACATCAGCGTTCCATCCAGAATTGCTAGCTTTTAGGTTTAATTGACGGAATTCAAACTTCTGATCCTGATCCGACGTTACCGTTAGCTTCCCTTCGCCAACATTGTTTCCACTAGCGTCAATTCCTTTGTAGCGATAGTCACCGACAGGCAAAGTAGCTTTATATACTTTATAAGTTCCCGCTTCCCCTGCACCAATATCAACGAGTTGATCTTTAGAATTATAAAGCTCTAATTGCGTCGCTTTAGGAGCTACTGTAAATGTAATATTAAATGTAGGTTGAATTACTTCTCCTATTAGCCCTTGTTTCTTAGCATTATTGAAGGACGTTTGAGCTTGATCAAGTGCCAATACTTTTGCATCAACTTCTTCTTGTGAGGCATTCGAATCTGCAACTAACTGCTGAGCCGATACAATTACTTCGACCAATGCGTTAAGCTCATCTTCGACAACCCAATAATCTGTTGGGCCTACATCGTATCCATCTATACTTACTTTAACAGAAGCTTTATTTAGCTCTGCAGCTTCTATAGATGCAACCAATTCAGCCGTATCCAGTTCATTACTCTCATCCAGTGCTTCAACTAATTCTCCTAGTGCAGTGTCAACGACATACTGACTGCTTTCCATATCCGTTAGCGCATCATATGCGTTATCATAAGCAAGTCGTACAGTATCATCGGCAAGTATTTCTATTTTATCGATGGAGCTGTTAATCTCTGCTACTTTTTCAGTTAATGCATCCTTGTTGGCAAGGTCAAAAAGCTCACCTTTACTTCCTACGTCTTCTCCCAACCCATAAATGGTATATTGCCAACGAACGACATCACCGTTTTCAACAGGGGTATCCGAAGCTCCGACATTTGGGAAGGAATTGTTGACAGCGAACATCCATCCCGACATTTGGGTATAATCAAATTCACCTAACCAATCCGCGTCTTTCCGATCGCCGATATGCCCTACTCCTCCAATGGCTTGTAAGATGTAGGCTGGAATATTAACTGCACCTGCGCCCGGGTCGTATATGCTAGACAAATAGAAACTGCTCTCTATGCTGCCTCCATGTTTGTAGCGGTTTTCTCCTAAAAGTTCAGAAATAACTGCTGCTACATTGTCTCCTTCTTGGAAAGGTACACGAACCGGCTCAACGATATAGCCTTGTCCCAATGTGAACTTCTCAACCGATACTGTTACATATCCCTTGATCCCTGCTGCCTCTGAAATACCCGCTGCTGCCATCGCAGTTGTGGGGCCCAGTAATGAAAATATCATTAATAATGTTAAGCATAATGCCATTAATTTCTTACCTGTTTTTTGCAGTAACATGTTCCATCTCCTAAATCTTAATTTATTTTTGTACAACAAAAAAACACCTCTCACTAGTTATTGTGAAAGGTGTTTGACACACGGACATAAGGACATGCGAATGCCCATATAAATGCACAGTTAAACATCTCTCCTTTCATCCTCGTGAAATCGTAGAAAAAGTAAATGGCATGTATCCTGGCTTAGCTTCATCGTATAACTAACTCCTTCCCGTATATCATACAGTGGAAACACGTTAGCATACTCAGCGTTACAGTGGCGGGACCGCGTCAGATTTGCACTGATCTTCCATTTTAAGCTGTGTAAAAACAGCACCATTTACTTAAGTGTATGAAGTTGTAGTTGAATATGTAGACTTGCTAGAATCTACTAATTGGAATGAAACTCAAAAAATACTAATTGGTCGCTTATTGAAGAATACCCCATTTATGGAGGGAGTGCAATCGTTAATTACTCAAGTTCGAAAAGCATTTTTGCCAAATCTGTCTGGACTTTGTCATCATGCAATTTCGGTGGCACCACATTCCGAATAACTATAATGAGCGCTTGTTCTTCTGGATATCTAACGATATTTGACACTATCCCATAGACAATACCCGAGTGTTCATAAATTGTTCTCTGCTGGTTATCCTTATTAATGAACCAGCCATAACCATATCCTTTGCCGTAGTCAGTATACATGCTTTCTATTAATTCCTTTGAAAATACATCATCTTTATAAAGCATCTGATCCCACAAAAATAAATCATGAGTATTCGTATATAACCCTGCTGCACTGTTATAATTCAGGAAAAAAGGCTCTTTTTTTGTATTCCCTTGCTCGAACTTCGTGTATCCCCAAGCACGATTTTCGAATACTTTGTATTCTTTGTGCTCTATACCACTAGAACTCATACCTACCTTATCAAATATATTCTTTTGCAAATATTGCTCATAAGTCATTTGTGAAACTTGTTCTATAATATATCCCAGAATACCGTAGCCAGTATTACTGTATGCGAATTGATCACCTGGCTTGAAGTCTAGCGGCTTCTTTTTGTTTTGCTCAATAATCTCCTCAATATCACCACTTGATGTGACCACTTCTTGATTTTGTGGCGTGCCAGAGGTGTGGGTAAGTAAGTGTGCAATCGTCATTGCATCACCATCTGGATATCCATTTATGTATTTACTTATAGGATCTTGTACATTTAGTAATCCTTCTTCCTGCAAAAGCAATATCGCCATTGCTGTAAATTGCTTAGTAAAGGAACCGACTCTAAATACCGTATCCGAATTATTGGGGATGCTTTGTTCTAAATCCGCCATCCCATATCCTTTATTGACAATAATGTTGCCTCTTTGAGCAATAAGCACAGCCCCGTTAAATTCTTTGCCCTCTAAATACTTGTCTACACTATTCTGAAAATCTGTATAATCTAATGTGATTTGGTCGTCTCTTTTGATGAATATGGTCAGTTCAATGATTAAAATTAATAGAATTAAAAAACCGTAAAAACTCACTCTAATCCTGTGAGATGATTTATTTTGACTATCCATTCAAAAATCCCCTTAACTGTATTTTTATCCAATGAGATCATATTACTTTTTAATTATCTCTTATTTACCATTACACTCAAATTTTCAATAATTCAATTTATACATACATATTTATTATCTTTTTTCCGTTCTTATGACTAGGTTTGTCTGCAATTTTAGCAACACAAAAATACCATCCTCATGCGGATGGTATTTTAATCTACTACATAATCAGCCAGCTGATTGTTTAACTCGCATTTTCCGTTGATAAGTAGATAACATAACTCCTGATAGAATAAACAAAGCCCCTAGTATACTCGCTTGAAATGCTTTTTATACGATGTTACGCCAATTAAAAATAATACAATAAATAAAAGTCTTAGCGATGTTAACAGACTAGGGGAGAAGTCCTGGACTAAAATCTTTCCAAAAACAAAATTACTACCCCATATGACTACACATAAAGTGAGCCATCTATAAGCTTTTAACATTATTAATCACCTTTCAATAATTGCTGCTATTTAACCTGTCCCATAAACGCTCTTTAAAACAAAAAAATAGACCACCCATCGAAAGGTACCCTTAATGCTTTATTCATGCACCGCACTTAATATGGGAATAATGAACAAAAAAAGGATACCTATAAGGTATCCTAATCCATCGTATTGGTGGAGGCGCCCGTAGTTGAGCTAAACCACAATTCGCGTAAAAATTATTACTTAATCAAAACACCTAACGGTCCCGATGAACCATATAGTTCAGTAAATGCTTAAGAAATACGTTGTCACGCTGCCTCTTACTCAACACTTCCATGGCCAAACAGTAGTGTTCCCACATTTGTTTGCTAGCACCTTCCTGACCAAGGATCGTTACGAAAGTAGAACTATTATTTTCCATATCCTTGCCAACAGGTTTCCCTAGTAACTGAACATCTCCTACTACATCTAGCAGATCATCTTTAATCTGAAAGGCGATACCAGCATGATAAGCAAATTTTTTCAAAATAGTGATTTCCTGCTCATCAATCTGTGCGAGAATAGCTGGCATAACTAGAGCAGCCTCAAATGCAATTCCGGTTTTGTAAAAGCAAATCGAATTCAATTGCTCGAGCGTTAATACCTTTCCTTTGGAGTTCAAATCCATCACCTGTCCCATGCATAGGTCCTCAGCAGTTTGGGCTGAATATTTTATCAAGGCAAGCACAGTTTTAGCATCGAATGATTTGAGTGATGCTTGTTCCTGAATTGCCTTCTGCATCAGTAACAGACCGGTTATTTCTGCAGTGGCACTATTATGTACTTGATGTAGCGTTGGACGCCCTCTGCGGGTAGGCGCGTTATCCTGGGTTGGCAAATCATCGAAAATCAGAGATGCAGTATGCATATATTCCAATGATCTCAGTAAGGGTGCGATTGCTTGTGCTTGCAGTCCATAATCTTGTACACTCATAACCCATGTCAATATTGGACGAAGACGTTTCCCATCCCCTTCGAGACTGTAATTTGCTGCATCAATCAGTATCTCTTTCATCGGCGGCATCCCGTCAGACTTGACAATTGACAAGTTGTTGTTGATTTGCTTACGTGCCATTTTGATAGTCTCTATGAACTCTTCTTTCTCCTTGCGGTTGTTTTTCAGAACGGTAACTAGTTGATCACGAAGCAATTTATCCAAAAAATCTACATCACTCGCATGTTGAACCATATACTGGACGAGCCGTTTGAATTCTGGGCTTCCGCAAGCAAATATCTCCATAATGCTGTTGTACTTTTCATTGCCTATCCGTGCTTTACAACGTTTCAAACCATTGATTGCACGGTCGAGGATCACCTCTCGTGCCTTTCTGTCGGAGTGATATACTTTATGAATCAGATGGGAAATGACGGCCCAGTATAATTCAAAGGGATTAATAAGATCCGAACGCTGATCATGGTAAGTTAAATAGTAAGTATAAGGAGTTACCGCGCCATCTCTCATATCATCAAACATATCTGCAAAATCGTCAGCAAGTTGGTTGTAGATACCATAAAAGAAGGTCCGATTCTCAAACCCCTCGTCATCACTAGCACTTAGAACCGAACGAGCGATCAACCTTGAAGAAGCCGACTTTATGATGACGGGAATATACAGCTCTTCGTTGGTGTACGTTGGATTAGATAGAACCTTGGCACGGTCTGATTCCTGTGAGTGAAAGAAAACGTAAGTCTGCTCGAAAAACAGCTGTTGAGTCTCTGGTAGCTGATGACTTTTAATATATTCAAAAGCCTCTGTCAGCTCGGCATGCATGAATTGAATCATTGCTTTGTTAGTCCCATTCCACTCGCTTAATTCTGGTACCGTACCTGTCAAAAGCGCGACCCGGATGATATAGGAATATTGTTCTTTCTCTTGAACTGTTAAGATCTGCGAATCCAGAAGATCGTCAATGAATGGATAGGTCAGACCATAGGAATAACCAAGTCTAATGGCTTCGTCAAGTTTCTTAGCTCGTTCCGCAGGCGATCGTTCGTCAACCAATTCTTCAAACGCATGCAGGACCACTCCAATAATGATCTTAATCAGCTTGCGCTGAGCGTGCTCGGGGTTCAATTGCTCTGGGATATGGTCCGATACATTCTTAAGCTTACCGATCACCCATATTACAGCCGTTTCAATACCTTCCTTTTGGGCCCACCGATATATGCCTGCCAAACTAATAAACTCTGGCTGGTCATCTTGGTTCGAATCGGTAGAATGAATCAAACGTTGCTTGATGTAAGCAGCTACACTCTGAATTCTAGCCTGTGTTTGGGGTGACTCCATCGCTTTTCCTAGATCTCTCATATACATATACGACACGCTTCGATCAAGATAATCATCTAATTTTCCCGTATGATTTAACCACTGGATATGTCGTTGATAACCCCCGTCATCAGATGTTCTCTTTCCCCGAGACAAGAAAGACAGCCATGACCAACGATGAATATGATCTCGTTTCCAAAGTTGAATATCGTCAGATAAAGCAGGCACATACGTCTTTTCTCTAACTTGCTCGAAAAGCGATGCAAAGTATTGGGCTGCCTTCTGCTCAGCCATCCGATAATAAGTATCAGCATGAACTCTTAATTCCTCATTCATAAAGTTTATACCTCAACTTCTATAGTTGTTATATGAAAATTCTTATTTGATAGATGTCGTTTCTCCATAACTATTAGGGATTCGTCCGATTCATTTCGTATCTTAAATACGGAATAGGATTTTTAAGGTTGCGAATAATTTCTTCTTTTATTTATCAGCCAGAGTACTTTTTACTGAATTGATATTACTGTCCATATATATGAAAAAGAACATATAAAAAGGACACCTACAAGATGTCCTTTTCTCTCAATAAAAATATAAGCTCCTTCGCTGACACAATGGCTTGCTCTAAAGAATAGGTTAATCGATCTGTCACCGAAATCATATCTTCATGATCTTCAGGTGTTTCGAGTACTTTCTTAATATCTAAATCAGTTGCTCTCATCATCTCTGCTTTATTCATCAACCGAAGTATGGCACTCATTGAATAATGTGCTGCCCTTAGCGTACGAATAATTTTTAAGCGATTTATTTCATTCTCTGTATATGAGCGCGATCCATTTGAAAGTCTAGGGACTGTTATCAAGCCATTCCGTTCCCAATTTCTTATAACTTCAGGTGAGAGGTCCAGTAGCCGAGCAGCCTCATTTCGTGTATAGGTTTGAATAGATTCATATTCTAATCCATACATCCACTGCTCCGAAAGCTCAATTGCCTCTAATGCCCGATCATATTCTTTTTCTAAATGTAACAGATAAGATTGTGCATATTCCAGTGCTCGAGCAAAATCCTCTTTGCCGCTAGCTTCTACAATAGCTCTTGCCTTTGCCCGAATGAGTCCTTGAACAATTTCACAACGAAAAGCGACTCTAGCTATTTTTAGTTGAAATAGATGCAAGTCTGAATACATGCGGTAGCCATTATCGCCTCTTGGGACAGATGAGATGTATGTCCAGTCTTCATAAATCCGTACCGTATTGGGATGCACACCAACTAATGCTGCGATTTCTTTCGTTTTGTACATCCCGCTACCCTACTTCCATTTAAAGAATTTGAACGCCCCAACCAAACTAATAACAGTACAAACAGCTAGTATCAACAGGGGAATTGCCATTCCTGCCGTGGCTCCACCTGTAGTCACCATTTTTAATAAATGAATACCATGTGCCAATGGTAGTATATCCATTACCCATTGAACGAAGCGCGGCATCACTTCATATGGTATCGTCGCACCTGAGAACAACAACATCGTAAAGTAAGCGATAGAACTCCACATATTCGCTGCTTTTTGATTCGGTACGACACTACCTATGAAAATACCGATACTATACATAGCTAATATAACAAAAGCATATACAATCAAAAACATAAACCAGGAGCCTGCTAATCGATAATCAAAAAGTAAATAATACACCAATGTAACACCTATAAATGAAACAAGGGCAGAAGAAAGCTGAATTAGACCTTGCGCAAATAATATCTGTAAAGGCGATACTGGCGTCACTTGGAATCGTTTCAGAATGCCTCGGTGTCGATAATCAGCAATGGTTAATGGTAAACCCATTACCCCCGTTGCAAGTACGCCAATAGTTATAACAGCCGCATAAGATAATTCAAAGTTTGAAGAACCTGCCGATGCATCTTTACTAAGCAAGTAGCCAAACAGGGCTGCCAAAATAATCGGAAAACATATCCCGAATATTAATATATCAATACCTTTCCATACTAGCTTACCTTCTATTTTCAAAAGTGCAACCATTGTACTCATCCCCATTGTTCCCCCTCACCTGAGAAAAGTAAATATGCGTCTTCAAGCGTTGTTTTCCCACTAGCGATTAAAGCTTCCTGGATTGTGCCATGAAAGACGGTTTGACCTTCACGCAGAATTAATATCTCATTACATAACGCTTCAACCTCATCCATGTAATGTGATGTTAAAATAATCGCTAAACCATTTCCTTTCATGGTTAAGAGCTGTTTCCACAACATACGACGAGCTTTAGTATCGAGCCCTGTCGTCAGTTCATCTAGAAACACAAGCTTCGGTTCAGCAATTAGGGCAAGCAGTACAGCTAGTCGCTGTCGCTCTCCACCAGAGAGCAATTTTATAAGTTGCTTTTCCTTACCTTCCAGCCCAAAGGTTTGTAGTAAAACCGATAAGTCCGCCGTTTTTCTATAAAGTGACTGCCACTGTTCACACGCTTCAGAAACAGTTAATTTATCTTGGAAATTAGTTTCTTGAAACTGCACCCCTACTTGTTCAAATACCTCCTTCCGATTACGCACTGGTGATTTATCAATAATGATCAGCTCATCATGAGTGCTTTTTTCAATACCTAGCACTGCAGCAATTGTTGAAGATTTCCCTGCTCCATTGGCGCCTAGTAATCCTAATACTTGCCCAGGCTTCACTTGAAAACTAATCCGATCGACCGCCGTTTTCTGACCGTATATAACCGATAAATTTCTGACCTTCAATACCATGCTTTACCTCCTAAATTAATCTTAGGACGTAACTATAACAAATGAACTATAGGGTGGTGGCTTAATGGAGGGTTTGAATGACATGAATGATAATCGCCTGTTCCAAATATGTAGAATTTAAGTTGGCAGTTAGTATAAAGGTGTAAAGAAAATATAGAATATGCCCACTCACATATCTCCGCTCATACATACAATGTTTTAGCCCATCAATTAAGGAGTGACAAGATCATGCCATTCTCACCACCTCCAGGCCCCCCAGGATTTCCGGGATTTCCGGGATTCCCAGGATTTCCAGGACAACCGGGTCCGCCCTCAGGACAGCCTAGTCAAATGGGGCCTCCTAGTTCACCCCCTCCGGGATTCATCCCTCAGCAACCAGCGGTTTCTCCATTTGCTGTCGACCCTGGAGCGATTGTTCGTTGTTTATTTCGGAATACGTACGTATGGCTCGAGAATAGAAATCAATTCTGGTTTTACCCAGTTTTTGTGGGTCGCAACTCGGTCGCGGGTTTTCAGTGGAACGGTAGGTTTTGGATGTATACTGGATTGAGTTTGCAGTCGATTCAATCATTTACATGTTTCTAAATGAGCTTGAGAAAAAGCGCTCCATTCCACTAGGGATGGAGCGCTTTTTCATGTTTGTTTACAACCAACTTTTTCGCAAATAATCTCTCTTCATCCTTACACACTTTCTTTCTGAATTAATCGTACAGAAAAAAGTTACTTGTCTAAGCTTGGATTGAAATGCATCTTCCATACTTTTTGTAACAAAGAAAAACTGACCTCATTCGTTCGGGCTTATTATCGTGGAGGCGAGGGGAACTGAACCCCTGTCCGAAGACTACGCCACTCTAGATTCTACGCATATAGTTGTCTTAACTAATCATATCCCTATCTCCAACATTTTCACCGTAACCTTCTCGACCCTGCCATCCATATTTGTACCGTCAAACTTTGGAAGGTTCAGTTCGCTTACGATTTTTCCGTCACGCATAAACATAATGCGCTCTGTCCGCGCTGCAACCTTTGCATCGTGAGTTACAAGCATAACCGCAGTACCCTCCGCGTTAATTTCAGAAAATATATCCATAATCATATCCGCAGATTTTGAGTTAAGTGCACCCGTCGGCTCATCACCAAAAATAATTTTTGGACTGTTCATAAGCGAGCGGCATATTCCCGCACGTTGAAGCTGACCTCCCGAAACTTGTGTAATATCTCGATTTTCAAGCTCCGAAATGTCCACTTTTTTCATAAGCTCTCTTGCCTTCTCCGAAATTTTTATGACGTTTTTTCTGTTGTCGCGCATTGACGGAAGAATTATATTATCAAGGATATTCAAATTTTTCAGCATGGTCGGCTGTTGAAAAACAAATCCCATTTTTGTTCTACGTATATCTGAAAGCTCATTCTCAGAGACCTCTGAGAATTCCTGACTGTCAAAAACGACCTTCCCTGCGTCAACTTTGTCCATTCCACTCAACATAAACATTAAAGTCGATTTTCCCGATCCAGAAGGTCCCATAACTGCAACGAATTCACCCTCGTGTATTTCTACGGACACTTCATCAAGAATTTTATGCTGTTCATCGCCCTCGCCGAAAGACTTTACAATATGATCACCGATAATAATCTTCTTCATATGTCTACTCCTTTATATTTTCGGATATTTTTATTTGACCCGCGCCCGATGTTCCAAGCATTGTTGCGATAAGAACCGCGCAAATCATCATTAGCGGACTAAGCAAATACGCCGAAATGGGATTTACTGCAAAATTAAAAATCGACGCTCCAAATGATGAAATAGCCAATCCCGCAAGCATCTCTCCGAGAGTGTTTGCCAGAAGTGTGCCAAGAACAATTCCGACAATGAGAACGAATACAGTTCGAGAAACATACTGCGCCTTTATATCCGAGTTTGTAAAACCGAATGCTTTCATTACTGCAATAGAATATCTGTCCTTTGCCACAAGCATTTTCATAAATAACAATGTGACTAGTACCGTTATAACTAGTGCAACGATAACCGCTACGTAGGAAGCCATTTCGACGGAGCTTATTGTCGAGCCAAGAGTTTGTGTAACAAATTCATCAATGTCTGATATTTTTGCATCATCAAACTTGTCTGTATATTCCGCTACCTTCGCGTCAACGAGTGATTTATCCAAAAGTTCAGCGCTGACAATGCTCCACATAATGACCTCTGAATGGTCGGTGAATGTGGCCTTGGCAGTTTTTCCGCCATTGGTAATATCAGAATAGATTCCGCTTACCGTTAGATCTTTCTCCATTTCATCAATCACTAGCGTAATGACATCGCCGACCTTTTTGCTCATCTCATCGGCGTATATAGTCGAAAGCGCAATTTGATCGTCTACGGTTGGTGCTTTACCCTCAGAATATTCGATAGGAAATATAGAATGGTCGCCGAGTTCAATTTTAATATTTTCCTCTGTCCCCACACCCGTTATTGCCTTGAATGTTTTTGTTGTAAGGACAGCAACCTTTGAAATCTCTTGATCGCTTTTCACGGTCTGTTCGATTTCATAGATATTATCGATATTGCCTGACAACTGTATGCGCAGGTCGTAGTTTCCAATCCCCATATAACTAATGAAGCTTTTTGAGGAAATCGTGTTGTACAAGTTCTGCGGAACAATCAAGATAAATGACGAAATTACAAGCACAGCTAGCATTGTGGCGTAAAGTTTTTTCCTTGAGAGAACATCTTTAATACCTAGAAAAATATTCGTGTTAAATTGCTTGTTTCTGCTTAAGGTAAAACGCTTAGCACCCGTGTTATTATCCTGAGAAGTGCCAAATCGTATGGCTTCTGCGGCTGAAATTTTCTTAAAGCGTTTCAGTACTCCGTTAACATAGGCAATAATGGCAAGGAAAACTAGCAATATACCGATAATTCCTAATACATTAGCAAAAGATAAATTTTCACTTACTCCCATATAAAGCCGTATATTTTTAAGAAGCATATCTTTAAATACAAAAGAAAGAGCATAACCGACAATAGAACCTGCTGCAGCAATTGCCGCGTATTTCGCTAAATAAACCTTTTTAATATCGGAGACACGCAGCCCTATGGCTTTCATAACACCAATTTCACGATAATCGTCTTCAATTTTAGCAAGGAGCGTAAAGCGTAAGCACATAAACGCAATGGAAACGACAAGCAGACTTACGAGAAGGATAATCCCAATCATCATACCGTCGGAAATTGCATTCATCATTCTAAAAAGCGAATATGTAACCGTTGGCCCGTTCATTTCAAGTCCTGCGGAGGCATATGCGGTTTCAAATGCGCCTAATGCCGACATATCCTTTAATCTGAACTCGATCAAATACTCTTCAATTCCAACATTTTTTATCTCCGCATAATCATTGCTGCTTACAAGAAATCTCTTTGAGGCAGCAAGTGAAGAATTCATTGTTGAATCACGGAGAAATCCCGCAACGATAAATTCTTTACCGCTTATTACAGCCTTGTCACCGATCTTTGCACTGTTATCTTTCATATAACTTACCGGAACATAAATCTCGCCGTTAGATACGTTAATGACGTTGCCATCCAAATCAAGAAGATAATCGAATTTTTCGCTCTGTACGCTTAAACCATTGTCCTGAACGCTATTTGCAAGTGAATTATCGCCCATTATTATCCGAGTACCGTCAATGTTCAGAAATTGTACGACTTGAAATTCATCGACGTTGCTGTTTTGTTCCGCAAAAGCAGTAAGTCGCGAAGTATTAATCTCACCCGAATGCATTTGCATAAAATGTGGAGTTTTCGCTTGAGTCATTAATGTATCCAGCGCGCCAGAAAGATTAACGATCAGTATGGCCGCGAGTGAAACAAGCATTGCTGAGGCAGCGACAAATATCATTGTGGTAAGTGTAATGGCTTTGCTCTTTAAGATGTCATTGCGGATTATTCTGTAAAACATAAGTCACCTCTGTTTTCACGAATGATTAGTTGCCACTCTATTAATTACCAAACATTTGCATTACGTCTATAAGACTTCCGCTTTCGACACCAAGCAGTCTTTCTACATTAAAAACAAAAGCCTGTATGCGTGAAGCGCGCTCCTCGTTAGTCATTTGAACCATATCATCATCAAAAATAGTATTCGCATAAATCACAACCATTTCCATACATTCATACGGGTAAGGCGTATGGAATAGTCCCTGCTGGATGCCCTCGTGAATGATACCCGTCAGTATTGGCGTAACACCATTGATGATGACCTTTTCTATTTTCTGATGCATAAGTGCGTTCTGCGGCTTGTGAATATGCTCCATAATTTCCTTACTACTTCCGCCATTTAAGTTCAGCGCCATAACTACGCGGATAATGCGCTCCACTACAGGTATGCTCTTGTCTATTGCAATTTCTTGCGCTGTGCCTAGAAGACGAACACTATACCTCTCAATCAGCGCGTCCATTAAATCCTCCTTCGATTTGAAGTGATGATATAACGTTCCTCGTGCAATTCCGACCTTTTCAATAATATCGTTTGTACTTGTGCCGTCAAAGCCTTTCTGACCGAAAAGCTCATCAGCTGCGTCAATGATTTCGTTCCTGCGTTCCTCAGCTTCTTTTACAACTCTCATCTTTACACCTCCTTTACAAACCGACCGACTGTCTGTCTGTATACTTATTAAATAATATCACATTAATGTATCATTTTGTCAATATGCCTTATTAATAATAGGCAACTTAAATTCAAGTGATCAACCTTGGATAATACAGTAACTTCAAACAGTCAGTAGTCAAAGTGAATCTTTGATCATGTTATTAAAAAAGCGATTAAAATTATACTCCACATTTTTTTATAACACAGAAAAGTCAAAAAACCCGACATCAAGCTGTCGGGTTTAATTATGGTGGAGTGCATACACTGTTGAAGATCCTGTTATGTGTTGTAATTGGGCTACACTCATTGAATTGGAAAAGTCACCCTAAAGGTTTACATTGGCAATCCAATTTAGTGCATCTTCAATTCCTTCATCCCAATATTCCCACGTATGTGCACCGGACTTTTCAATATACGTATGCTCAATAGCTTCGTCTAGTAAAAATTGATGATAACGTCTGTTCATGTCAATAAGAAAATCCTCCGTT includes:
- a CDS encoding beta-lactamase family protein produces the protein MDSQNKSSHRIRVSFYGFLILLILIIELTIFIKRDDQITLDYTDFQNSVDKYLEGKEFNGAVLIAQRGNIIVNKGYGMADLEQSIPNNSDTVFRVGSFTKQFTAMAILLLQEEGLLNVQDPISKYINGYPDGDAMTIAHLLTHTSGTPQNQEVVTSSGDIEEIIEQNKKKPLDFKPGDQFAYSNTGYGILGYIIEQVSQMTYEQYLQKNIFDKVGMSSSGIEHKEYKVFENRAWGYTKFEQGNTKKEPFFLNYNSAAGLYTNTHDLFLWDQMLYKDDVFSKELIESMYTDYGKGYGYGWFINKDNQQRTIYEHSGIVYGIVSNIVRYPEEQALIIVIRNVVPPKLHDDKVQTDLAKMLFELE
- a CDS encoding polyprenyl synthetase family protein, whose protein sequence is MNEELRVHADTYYRMAEQKAAQYFASLFEQVREKTYVPALSDDIQLWKRDHIHRWSWLSFLSRGKRTSDDGGYQRHIQWLNHTGKLDDYLDRSVSYMYMRDLGKAMESPQTQARIQSVAAYIKQRLIHSTDSNQDDQPEFISLAGIYRWAQKEGIETAVIWVIGKLKNVSDHIPEQLNPEHAQRKLIKIIIGVVLHAFEELVDERSPAERAKKLDEAIRLGYSYGLTYPFIDDLLDSQILTVQEKEQYSYIIRVALLTGTVPELSEWNGTNKAMIQFMHAELTEAFEYIKSHQLPETQQLFFEQTYVFFHSQESDRAKVLSNPTYTNEELYIPVIIKSASSRLIARSVLSASDDEGFENRTFFYGIYNQLADDFADMFDDMRDGAVTPYTYYLTYHDQRSDLINPFELYWAVISHLIHKVYHSDRKAREVILDRAINGLKRCKARIGNEKYNSIMEIFACGSPEFKRLVQYMVQHASDVDFLDKLLRDQLVTVLKNNRKEKEEFIETIKMARKQINNNLSIVKSDGMPPMKEILIDAANYSLEGDGKRLRPILTWVMSVQDYGLQAQAIAPLLRSLEYMHTASLIFDDLPTQDNAPTRRGRPTLHQVHNSATAEITGLLLMQKAIQEQASLKSFDAKTVLALIKYSAQTAEDLCMGQVMDLNSKGKVLTLEQLNSICFYKTGIAFEAALVMPAILAQIDEQEITILKKFAYHAGIAFQIKDDLLDVVGDVQLLGKPVGKDMENNSSTFVTILGQEGASKQMWEHYCLAMEVLSKRQRDNVFLKHLLNYMVHRDR
- a CDS encoding MerR family transcriptional regulator, with protein sequence MYKTKEIAALVGVHPNTVRIYEDWTYISSVPRGDNGYRMYSDLHLFQLKIARVAFRCEIVQGLIRAKARAIVEASGKEDFARALEYAQSYLLHLEKEYDRALEAIELSEQWMYGLEYESIQTYTRNEAARLLDLSPEVIRNWERNGLITVPRLSNGSRSYTENEINRLKIIRTLRAAHYSMSAILRLMNKAEMMRATDLDIKKVLETPEDHEDMISVTDRLTYSLEQAIVSAKELIFLLREKDIL
- a CDS encoding ABC transporter permease; its protein translation is MSTMVALLKIEGKLVWKGIDILIFGICFPIILAALFGYLLSKDASAGSSNFELSYAAVITIGVLATGVMGLPLTIADYRHRGILKRFQVTPVSPLQILFAQGLIQLSSALVSFIGVTLVYYLLFDYRLAGSWFMFLIVYAFVILAMYSIGIFIGSVVPNQKAANMWSSIAYFTMLLFSGATIPYEVMPRFVQWVMDILPLAHGIHLLKMVTTGGATAGMAIPLLILAVCTVISLVGAFKFFKWK
- a CDS encoding ABC transporter ATP-binding protein, translating into MVLKVRNLSVIYGQKTAVDRISFQVKPGQVLGLLGANGAGKSSTIAAVLGIEKSTHDELIIIDKSPVRNRKEVFEQVGVQFQETNFQDKLTVSEACEQWQSLYRKTADLSVLLQTFGLEGKEKQLIKLLSGGERQRLAVLLALIAEPKLVFLDELTTGLDTKARRMLWKQLLTMKGNGLAIILTSHYMDEVEALCNEILILREGQTVFHGTIQEALIASGKTTLEDAYLLFSGEGEQWG